A DNA window from Streptococcus parapneumoniae contains the following coding sequences:
- the cpoA gene encoding alpha-galactosylglucosyldiacylglycerol synthase, with protein MEKKKLRINMLSSSEKVAGQGVSGAYRELVRLLHRDAKDQLIVTENLPVEADVTHFHTIDFPYYLSTFQKKRSGRKIGYVHFLPDTLEGSLKIPFFLKGIVKRYVFSFYNRMEHLVVVNPMFIEDLVAAGIPREKVTYIPNFVNKEKWHPLPQEEIVRLRTELGLSDNQFIVVGAGQVQKRKGIDDFIRLAEELPQITFIWAGGFSFGGMTDGYERYKKMMENPPKNLIFPGIVSPERMRELYALANLFLLPSYNELFPMTILEAASCEAPIMLRDLDLYKVILEGNYRATADREEMKEAILEYQANPATLKDLKEKAKNISREYSEEHLLQIWLDFYEKQAALGRK; from the coding sequence ATGGAAAAAAAGAAATTACGCATCAATATGTTGAGTTCAAGTGAGAAAGTAGCAGGACAAGGAGTTTCAGGTGCCTACCGTGAATTAGTTCGTCTTCTTCATCGTGATGCCAAGGACCAATTGATTGTTACAGAAAATCTTCCAGTAGAGGCAGATGTGACTCACTTTCATACCATTGATTTCCCCTATTATTTATCAACATTCCAAAAGAAACGCTCGGGAAGGAAAATTGGCTATGTGCATTTCTTACCTGACACACTTGAGGGGAGTTTGAAAATTCCATTTTTCTTAAAGGGAATTGTGAAACGCTATGTATTTTCTTTTTACAACCGAATGGAGCACTTGGTGGTGGTCAATCCTATGTTCATTGAGGATTTGGTGGCGGCTGGTATTCCACGTGAAAAAGTGACTTATATCCCTAACTTTGTCAACAAGGAAAAATGGCATCCACTTCCACAAGAAGAGATAGTGAGACTGCGAACAGAGCTAGGTCTTAGTGATAATCAGTTTATCGTAGTAGGTGCTGGTCAAGTTCAGAAACGTAAAGGGATTGATGATTTTATCCGTCTGGCTGAGGAATTGCCGCAAATTACCTTTATCTGGGCTGGTGGTTTCTCTTTTGGTGGTATGACAGATGGTTATGAACGTTACAAGAAAATGATGGAGAATCCCCCTAAAAATTTGATTTTTCCAGGAATTGTCTCACCAGAGCGAATGCGCGAGTTGTATGCCCTAGCAAATCTTTTCTTGTTACCTAGTTATAATGAGCTCTTTCCGATGACGATTTTAGAGGCTGCCAGTTGTGAAGCTCCTATAATGTTGCGTGATTTAGATCTTTATAAGGTAATTTTGGAGGGAAATTATCGGGCGACAGCAGATAGAGAAGAGATGAAAGAGGCTATTCTGGAATATCAAGCAAATCCTGCTACCTTAAAAGATTTGAAAGAAAAGGCTAAGAATATTTCTAGAGAGTATTCTGAAGAGCATCTGTTGCAAATCTGGTTGGACTTTTATGAGAAACAAGCCGCTTTAGGGAGAAAATAA
- a CDS encoding glycosyltransferase family 4 protein, with amino-acid sequence MRIGLFTDTYFPQVSGVATSIRTLKTELEKQGHAVFIFTTTDKDVNRYEDWQIIRIPSVPFFAFKDRRFAYRGFSKALEIAKQYQLDIIHTQTEFSLGLLGIWIARELKIPVIHTYHTQYEDYVHYIAKGMLIRPSMVKYLVRGFLHDVDGVICPSEIVRDLLSDYKVKVEKRVIPTGIELAKFERPEIKQENLKELRSKLGIQDDEKMLLSLSRISYEKNIQAVLAAFAEVLREEDKVKLVVAGDGPYLDDLKEQAQKLEIQDFVIFTGMIAPSETALYYKAADFFISASTSETQGLTYLESLASGTPVIAHGNPYLDNLINDKMFGTLYYGEHDLAGAILEALIATPDMNEHTLSEKLYEISAENFGKRVHEFYLDAIISNNFQKDLAKDDTVSQRIFKTVLYLPQKVVAVPVKGSRRMLKASKTQLISIRDYWKDHEE; translated from the coding sequence ATGCGAATTGGTTTATTTACAGATACCTATTTTCCTCAGGTTTCAGGTGTTGCGACCAGTATTCGAACCTTGAAAACAGAACTTGAAAAGCAGGGGCATGCTGTTTTTATCTTTACGACGACAGATAAGGATGTCAATCGCTACGAAGATTGGCAAATTATCCGCATTCCAAGTGTTCCCTTCTTTGCTTTTAAAGATCGCCGCTTTGCCTATCGAGGATTCAGTAAGGCGCTTGAAATTGCTAAACAATATCAGCTGGATATTATTCATACCCAGACAGAATTTTCTTTAGGCTTGTTGGGGATTTGGATTGCGCGTGAATTGAAGATTCCAGTCATCCATACCTATCACACCCAGTATGAAGACTATGTCCATTATATTGCCAAGGGGATGTTGATTCGTCCTAGTATGGTCAAGTATCTGGTTAGAGGTTTTTTGCATGATGTGGATGGAGTCATTTGCCCGAGTGAGATTGTCCGAGACTTGCTATCGGACTATAAGGTCAAGGTGGAAAAGAGAGTTATTCCAACTGGGATTGAATTAGCCAAGTTTGAACGTCCAGAAATCAAGCAAGAAAATCTGAAAGAACTGCGTAGTAAATTAGGGATTCAAGATGATGAAAAGATGTTGCTTAGTCTTTCCAGAATTTCCTATGAAAAAAATATTCAAGCAGTATTAGCAGCCTTTGCAGAAGTTCTGAGAGAGGAAGACAAGGTGAAACTGGTAGTTGCTGGGGATGGGCCTTATCTGGATGACCTCAAAGAGCAAGCCCAGAAACTAGAGATTCAAGACTTCGTTATCTTTACAGGTATGATTGCTCCTAGTGAGACGGCTCTTTATTATAAGGCGGCAGATTTCTTCATCTCGGCATCGACAAGTGAAACCCAAGGCTTGACCTACTTGGAAAGCTTAGCTAGTGGGACGCCTGTCATTGCTCATGGAAATCCTTATCTGGACAATCTCATCAATGACAAGATGTTTGGAACCTTGTACTATGGAGAACATGATTTGGCTGGTGCTATTTTAGAGGCCTTGATTGCAACACCAGACATGAATGAGCATACCTTATCAGAAAAATTGTACGAGATTTCGGCTGAGAACTTTGGGAAACGGGTGCATGAGTTTTATCTTGATGCTATTATTTCAAATAATTTCCAGAAAGATTTAGCAAAAGATGATACGGTCAGTCAGCGTATTTTTAAAACAGTTTTGTATCTTCCGCAAAAGGTAGTCGCTGTACCGGTAAAAGGCTCTAGACGCATGCTGAAGGCTTCAAAAACACAGTTAATCAGCATCAGAGATTATTGGAAAGACCATGAAGAATAG
- the rpoD gene encoding RNA polymerase sigma factor RpoD: MATKQKEVTTFDVQVAEFIRNHKQKGTATDDEINASLVVPFTLDADGIEDLLQRIQDAGISITDNEGNPSARVLSNEEEPELSDEDLIGSTSAKVNDPVRMYLKEIGVVPLLTNEEEKELALAVEAGDIEAKQRLAEANLRLVVSIAKRYVGRGMQFLDLIQEGNMGLMKAVDKFDYSKGFKFSTYATWWIRQAITRAIADQARTIRIPVHMVETINKLVREQRNLLQELGQDPTPEQIAERMDMTPDKVREILKIAQEPVSLETPIGEEDDSHLGDFIEDEVIENPVDYTTRIVLREQLDEVLDTLTDREENVLRLRFGLDDGKMRTLEDVGKVFNVTRERIRQIEAKALRKLRQPSRSKPLRDFIED, from the coding sequence ATGGCAACAAAACAAAAAGAAGTAACAACATTTGACGTACAAGTAGCAGAATTTATCCGTAATCATAAGCAAAAAGGGACAGCAACAGATGATGAAATCAATGCTAGTCTTGTCGTTCCTTTTACCTTGGACGCTGATGGGATTGAAGATCTCTTGCAACGAATCCAGGATGCAGGAATTTCTATCACAGATAACGAAGGAAATCCAAGTGCGCGTGTTCTTAGCAATGAAGAAGAACCAGAACTCAGCGATGAGGACTTGATTGGGTCAACTTCGGCTAAGGTCAACGACCCTGTCCGTATGTACTTGAAAGAAATCGGGGTCGTTCCTCTCTTGACCAATGAAGAGGAAAAAGAATTAGCACTAGCAGTTGAAGCTGGCGATATCGAAGCCAAACAACGTCTTGCGGAAGCCAACCTTCGTTTGGTTGTTTCTATAGCCAAACGCTATGTCGGTCGTGGTATGCAGTTCCTTGACTTGATTCAAGAAGGAAATATGGGCTTGATGAAGGCAGTTGACAAGTTTGACTATTCTAAAGGATTCAAGTTCTCAACTTACGCAACTTGGTGGATTCGTCAGGCAATCACTCGTGCTATTGCGGATCAAGCTCGTACCATCCGTATCCCAGTCCACATGGTTGAAACGATCAATAAATTGGTTCGTGAACAGCGGAATCTCCTTCAAGAATTGGGACAAGATCCAACACCTGAGCAAATCGCTGAACGTATGGATATGACTCCTGACAAGGTTCGTGAAATCTTGAAGATTGCCCAAGAACCAGTATCTCTTGAAACACCAATCGGTGAAGAGGATGATAGCCATCTTGGGGACTTTATCGAAGATGAAGTGATTGAAAATCCAGTGGATTATACAACTCGTATCGTCTTGCGTGAGCAATTGGATGAGGTCTTGGATACTCTTACAGACCGTGAAGAAAATGTTCTGCGTCTACGTTTTGGGCTTGATGATGGGAAAATGCGCACCCTTGAAGATGTGGGTAAAGTCTTTAACGTGACTCGCGAGCGTATCCGTCAGATTGAAGCTAAAGCTTTGAGAAAACTACGCCAACCAAGTCGCAGCAAACCGCTTCGTGATTTTATTGAAGACTAA
- a CDS encoding HEPN domain-containing protein, with protein sequence MLTGTLQMMGYEFFFTFDEEILSLIPKEGEKDEIRYSWFYTKLGTGTFSWLGKPKFVEEDFLYGRTNETNRVITFLTNRHTQLQENNGIITVPILAYFFSYSDRPRISRISFSGLELNYIHPINRTFEISYKPEEHDGKINISTYGFDSTTTDEQKFNVFGKEVQVYFGVTRTTSLSIEKPPLALSSSMVFQFEETQDYSFVRELYRIAKEFIQFLCNRRNVSFTDIRLSNNQGKVGEFNVIEDSIEIEMKPLKDGRYIQQKYIAGYEGKILDDIAENNLYLRHLGKSFRDSRIIDAASFVLRTAAFEWEFSRLFSEDEWKSEQRKKLEEEASKELERLIENSTGKLKKIYKDLKKSVVSYLSLSQKIGQIYEEYGASVLDLFGQSIYKLNNISYNHSEIAERIGKQRNNFAHGNLDKEFINESLLDVVFLEQIVLAMQLQYFGIDEVETKKIINEVFRHNLII encoded by the coding sequence ATGCTGACAGGAACTTTACAGATGATGGGGTATGAATTTTTCTTTACGTTCGATGAAGAAATATTATCCTTGATTCCCAAAGAAGGGGAAAAAGATGAGATTAGGTATTCTTGGTTCTATACTAAATTAGGAACAGGAACCTTTTCTTGGCTAGGGAAGCCTAAATTCGTAGAAGAAGACTTTCTTTATGGACGGACAAATGAAACAAATCGAGTTATTACATTTCTAACAAATAGACACACGCAACTTCAGGAAAATAACGGTATCATTACAGTGCCGATTTTGGCCTATTTTTTTAGTTATTCTGACAGACCTAGGATTAGTCGAATATCATTTAGCGGACTAGAGCTAAACTATATTCATCCAATTAATCGTACTTTTGAAATTTCGTATAAACCTGAAGAACACGATGGAAAAATAAATATTAGTACCTATGGTTTTGACTCAACAACGACAGATGAACAGAAGTTTAATGTTTTTGGAAAAGAGGTTCAAGTTTATTTCGGTGTCACTAGAACAACAAGTTTATCGATCGAAAAGCCACCTCTAGCGTTATCATCGTCAATGGTTTTTCAATTTGAAGAAACTCAAGATTATTCTTTTGTACGAGAGTTATATCGTATCGCAAAGGAGTTTATCCAATTTCTTTGTAATCGAAGAAATGTTAGTTTTACTGACATTCGATTGTCAAATAATCAAGGAAAGGTTGGGGAATTCAATGTGATTGAAGATAGTATTGAGATTGAGATGAAGCCATTGAAAGACGGAAGATATATTCAACAAAAATATATTGCTGGTTATGAGGGAAAGATATTAGATGACATAGCTGAAAATAATCTATATCTCAGACATCTGGGTAAGAGTTTTAGGGATAGTCGGATAATTGATGCTGCTAGTTTTGTATTAAGAACCGCTGCATTTGAATGGGAGTTTAGTAGACTATTTTCAGAAGATGAATGGAAAAGCGAGCAACGAAAAAAACTAGAAGAAGAAGCTAGTAAAGAATTAGAGCGTTTGATTGAAAATTCAACAGGTAAGCTGAAAAAAATTTACAAAGATTTGAAAAAATCAGTTGTATCCTATTTATCTCTTTCTCAAAAGATTGGTCAAATATATGAAGAATACGGTGCATCTGTATTGGATTTATTTGGACAATCCATATATAAATTAAACAATATTTCTTATAATCACTCTGAAATTGCAGAGCGAATAGGCAAACAAAGAAATAATTTTGCTCATGGAAATTTAGATAAGGAATTTATAAATGAGTCTTTGCTAGATGTGGTGTTCCTTGAACAAATTGTTCTAGCTATGCAACTCCAATATTTTGGAATAGATGAAGTAGAAACTAAAAAAATCATAAATGAAGTATTTCGCCATAATTTAATCATATAG
- the obgE gene encoding GTPase ObgE, translating into MSMFLDTAKIKVKAGNGGDGMVAFRREKYVPNGGPWGGDGGRGGNVVFVVDEGLRTLMDFRYNRHFKADSGEKGMTKGMHGRGAEDLRVRVPQGTTVRDAETGKVLTDLIEHGQEFIVAHGGRGGRGNIRFATPKNPAPEISENGEPGQERELQLELKILADVGLVGFPSVGKSTLLSVITSAKPKTGAYHFTTIVPNLGMVRTQSGESFAVADLPGLIEGASQGVGLGTQFLRHIERTRVILHIIDMSASEGRDPYEDYLAINKELESYNLRLMERPQIIVANKMDMPESQENLEEFKKKLAENYDEFEELPAIFPISGLTKQGLATLLDATAELLDKTPEFLLYDESDMEEEAYYGFDEEEKAFEISRDDDATWVLSGEKLMKLFNMTNFDRDESVMKFARQLRGMGVDEALRARGAKDGDLVRIGKFEFEFVD; encoded by the coding sequence ATGAGTATGTTTTTAGATACAGCTAAGATCAAGGTCAAGGCTGGAAATGGTGGTGATGGCATGGTTGCCTTTCGCCGTGAAAAATATGTCCCTAATGGCGGTCCTTGGGGTGGTGATGGTGGACGTGGAGGTAATGTGGTTTTCGTTGTAGACGAAGGACTACGTACCCTCATGGATTTCCGCTACAATCGTCATTTCAAGGCTGATTCTGGTGAGAAAGGAATGACCAAAGGGATGCATGGTCGTGGCGCTGAGGACCTTAGAGTTCGAGTGCCACAAGGTACGACTGTGCGTGATGCAGAGACTGGCAAGGTCTTGACAGATTTGATTGAACATGGTCAAGAATTTATCGTTGCCCACGGTGGTCGTGGTGGACGTGGAAATATCCGCTTTGCGACACCAAAAAATCCTGCACCGGAAATCTCTGAAAATGGAGAACCAGGTCAGGAACGTGAGTTACAATTGGAACTAAAAATTTTGGCAGATGTCGGTTTAGTAGGATTTCCATCTGTAGGGAAATCAACACTGCTCAGTGTTATTACCTCAGCTAAACCTAAAACCGGCGCCTACCACTTTACGACCATTGTACCAAATCTTGGTATGGTTCGTACCCAATCAGGTGAATCCTTTGCAGTAGCCGATCTGCCAGGTTTGATTGAAGGGGCTAGTCAAGGTGTTGGTTTGGGAACCCAGTTCCTCCGCCACATTGAGCGTACACGTGTCATCCTCCATATCATTGATATGTCAGCTAGCGAAGGCCGTGATCCTTATGAGGACTACCTAGCGATCAATAAGGAGTTAGAGTCTTATAACCTCCGCCTCATGGAGCGTCCACAGATTATCGTAGCCAATAAAATGGACATGCCTGAGAGTCAAGAAAATCTTGAAGAATTCAAGAAGAAATTGGCTGAAAACTACGATGAATTTGAAGAGTTACCAGCTATCTTCCCAATTTCTGGATTGACCAAGCAAGGTTTGGCAACGCTTTTGGATGCTACAGCTGAATTGTTAGACAAGACACCAGAATTCTTGCTCTATGACGAGTCTGATATGGAAGAAGAAGCCTACTATGGATTTGACGAAGAAGAAAAAGCCTTTGAAATTAGCCGTGATGACGATGCGACATGGGTACTTTCTGGTGAAAAACTCATGAAACTCTTTAATATGACAAACTTTGATCGTGACGAATCAGTCATGAAATTTGCCCGCCAACTTCGTGGTATGGGGGTTGATGAAGCTCTTCGTGCGCGTGGTGCTAAGGATGGAGACTTGGTCCGCATTGGTAAATTTGAGTTTGAATTTGTAGACTAG
- a CDS encoding nucleotidyl transferase AbiEii/AbiGii toxin family protein: protein MKFSNANSFKAKVKNIAREKGIPAQQVQQNFLIEQVLKLISESKYKDSFIVKGGFLIGQMIGLDKRTTMDLDVTLKGQPLNEENIQSIFKEIINRPSEGFQFEIDKLEPIRQDDEYGGFSLKLNATFDTLREVVFIDITTGDHITPREITYQLQSIFSEDKLEVWTYNLETVLAEKLETIISRGAASTRPRDRYDLYTLYHLRKDEIDVHILNTALHNTAKKRESLDILIHWEEQLEVLRRSDYQKQLWSRYQKSFRYASETSFEESVDVVAIILNHLEV from the coding sequence TTGAAATTCTCAAATGCTAATAGTTTCAAAGCCAAAGTCAAGAATATTGCAAGAGAAAAAGGGATACCTGCTCAACAAGTTCAGCAAAATTTTCTGATTGAACAAGTCTTAAAACTCATCTCAGAGAGCAAGTATAAAGATTCTTTCATTGTGAAAGGTGGATTTCTTATCGGACAGATGATTGGCTTAGATAAACGGACAACAATGGATTTAGATGTTACCCTGAAAGGTCAACCTCTTAACGAAGAAAATATTCAATCAATCTTCAAAGAAATAATTAATCGACCTTCTGAAGGTTTCCAATTTGAAATTGATAAGTTAGAGCCAATTCGACAAGATGACGAATATGGTGGTTTTTCCCTTAAACTAAATGCGACATTTGACACCTTACGTGAAGTTGTCTTTATTGATATAACGACAGGTGACCATATTACGCCACGAGAAATTACATACCAATTACAATCCATTTTCTCAGAGGATAAGCTAGAAGTTTGGACTTATAATTTAGAAACAGTTCTTGCTGAAAAATTAGAAACCATTATAAGTCGAGGAGCTGCTTCAACTAGACCTCGTGATCGCTATGATCTCTATACATTGTACCATCTTCGAAAAGATGAGATTGATGTACACATATTGAATACTGCTTTGCACAATACTGCTAAAAAAAGAGAAAGTTTAGATATTTTGATACATTGGGAAGAGCAATTAGAGGTACTCCGTCGCTCTGACTATCAGAAACAGCTTTGGTCTCGTTATCAAAAATCATTCAGATATGCTAGTGAAACTAGTTTCGAGGAATCTGTGGACGTAGTAGCAATTATTTTAAATCATTTGGAGGTTTAG
- a CDS encoding DUF4044 domain-containing protein, with product MAFGDNGNRKKTMFEKITLFIVIIMLVASLLGIFATAIGALSNL from the coding sequence ATGGCATTTGGAGATAATGGAAATCGTAAAAAAACTATGTTTGAGAAAATAACCTTGTTTATCGTGATTATCATGCTAGTAGCAAGTTTATTGGGAATTTTTGCAACTGCAATTGGTGCCCTCAGTAATCTATAA
- a CDS encoding PrgI family protein, whose translation MNTRVFKDISKVQHRVWLGFTTKQIVFVFPAIALTILVLGLNLFYWQFGDWFVYGFVFSFTIPLMLFGVYRPNDLLFEIYLKYRFHYELTVPDRTFTGRKGDQREKIKTLNETKDLF comes from the coding sequence ATGAATACACGTGTCTTTAAGGACATCTCAAAGGTACAACATAGGGTATGGCTGGGATTTACAACTAAACAGATTGTTTTTGTATTTCCAGCCATCGCCCTAACCATTTTGGTATTGGGCTTGAACCTATTTTACTGGCAATTTGGGGATTGGTTTGTCTATGGTTTTGTTTTTAGCTTTACCATTCCACTCATGTTATTTGGTGTCTATCGCCCTAATGATTTACTATTTGAAATCTACCTCAAGTACCGATTTCATTATGAACTAACAGTACCAGATCGTACATTTACTGGAAGAAAAGGAGATCAACGTGAAAAAATTAAAACACTCAATGAAACCAAAGACCTCTTCTAA
- a CDS encoding PspC domain-containing protein — MRSGSDQKIAGVCAGVAHYLDMDPTIVRVIWGVLACCYGAGIVAYIILWIIAPVASDY; from the coding sequence ATGAGAAGTGGTAGTGATCAAAAGATTGCGGGTGTTTGTGCCGGAGTGGCTCATTATCTAGATATGGATCCAACTATCGTTCGAGTCATTTGGGGTGTCCTTGCTTGCTGTTACGGAGCGGGAATTGTAGCTTATATCATTTTATGGATTATCGCACCTGTAGCAAGTGACTATTGA
- a CDS encoding type IV toxin-antitoxin system AbiEi family antitoxin domain-containing protein, with product MDLLEKPVYNYIKNNHGVITFRDMEELNFSYQQLNKLVSKGKVESIERGIYHLPDTYIDDYFSLQYRFPKGIYSLETALWLYGLSLTIPFEPVMTFPFGTNTRPMKEAGVKPIVARKYHEIGMIKLERQAGQFISVYDMERTLVECLRTAYHVDIQVIAPAFQAYFKKEAVDYSKLYHYAQLFKVTEKLQSYVEVLS from the coding sequence ATGGATTTGTTAGAGAAACCCGTTTATAATTATATTAAAAATAATCATGGAGTAATAACTTTTCGTGATATGGAAGAGCTTAACTTTTCTTATCAGCAACTGAATAAATTAGTCTCAAAAGGGAAAGTGGAATCAATTGAAAGAGGTATCTATCATCTGCCAGATACCTATATCGATGACTATTTTAGTTTACAGTACCGTTTTCCAAAAGGAATTTATTCCTTAGAAACAGCACTTTGGTTATATGGTCTGTCCCTTACCATTCCATTTGAGCCTGTGATGACTTTTCCTTTCGGGACAAATACGAGGCCAATGAAAGAAGCTGGTGTCAAGCCAATTGTCGCTAGAAAGTATCATGAAATCGGTATGATTAAACTGGAGCGACAGGCTGGACAGTTTATCTCAGTATATGATATGGAACGAACATTAGTGGAGTGTTTGAGAACAGCTTACCATGTCGATATTCAAGTTATTGCTCCAGCTTTTCAAGCTTACTTCAAAAAAGAAGCTGTAGATTACAGTAAGTTGTATCACTATGCACAACTATTTAAAGTTACTGAAAAACTACAATCATATGTGGAGGTCTTGTCTTGA
- a CDS encoding metal-sulfur cluster assembly factor, protein MAYTEEQIENIKTRILTALEEVIDPELGIDIVNLGLIYEIRFDGDTGQTEIDMTLTTMGCPLADLLTDQIYDAMTEVPEVTDTEVKLVWYPAWTVEKMSRYARIALGIK, encoded by the coding sequence ATGGCTTATACAGAAGAGCAAATTGAAAACATCAAAACACGGATTTTAACAGCCTTGGAAGAAGTTATTGACCCTGAGTTGGGAATCGATATTGTCAATCTTGGTTTGATTTATGAGATTCGTTTTGACGGCGACACAGGGCAAACAGAGATTGATATGACGTTGACAACTATGGGTTGTCCCCTAGCAGACCTTTTGACGGACCAGATTTATGATGCCATGACCGAGGTTCCAGAAGTAACGGATACTGAGGTCAAATTGGTTTGGTATCCAGCCTGGACCGTTGAAAAAATGAGTCGCTATGCACGCATTGCCCTAGGCATTAAGTAA